In Streptomyces capitiformicae, one genomic interval encodes:
- a CDS encoding extracellular solute-binding protein yields MTPNSAASAEPSRRSFLASTAVAAAVVAGGVPLLSACGGSQEGRKEGTTSGKDAAKILPTFVASSVVAPDIPAKNGGPAGFTTAIATADLKTSVPKKLGSGGKLKIMSPFWGTPPKGDNPYYAAMNEAIGVEVTWQNQDGVTYDQKLGAVLAASDIPDAVVVPGWNLMGKIPSAINAKFADLGPYLSGDKVKDYPNLAAVPTEAWQRGIFGGQLRAIPLPAPSVTDVAPMYRRDIFKEKGYSVPTSPDEFLSWAKEATDAKSKVWACDDMKWTAFNVFGVFPGSDKALWWNMVDGKLVNRVETEEFLEALEWTRKLFAAGVVHPDAVSGKAGGDARNRFTAGQSLVFNGNITGWWGSVSEQATQKSDFDMAAFDIFGPDGGDPTLWAGQPANIFTFVSKKATEQQIKDFLALCNYCAAPYGTKEFMLTAYGVEGTDYDMKNGLPVRTTQGVNEVNGAYDYTGNPAPYVAYPDFPEVTKGIVEWQHRMGAFTKKTSFFGLTVTEPNRWANLADNFEQLEDDVVRGRKKISDMQQAVADWKSKGGDDLREWYKKLLDDTGSAN; encoded by the coding sequence ATGACGCCGAACTCCGCCGCCTCCGCCGAGCCCAGCCGGAGAAGTTTCCTCGCCTCCACGGCGGTCGCCGCCGCCGTAGTGGCGGGGGGTGTGCCCCTGCTGTCTGCCTGCGGCGGCTCGCAGGAAGGCCGCAAGGAGGGCACGACTTCGGGGAAGGACGCCGCGAAGATCCTTCCGACGTTCGTCGCGTCGAGCGTCGTCGCGCCCGACATCCCGGCGAAGAACGGCGGGCCGGCCGGTTTCACCACGGCGATCGCGACGGCCGATCTGAAGACCTCGGTTCCGAAGAAGCTCGGCAGCGGCGGCAAACTGAAGATCATGTCCCCGTTCTGGGGCACCCCGCCGAAGGGCGACAACCCCTACTACGCGGCCATGAACGAGGCCATCGGCGTCGAGGTGACCTGGCAGAACCAGGACGGCGTCACCTACGACCAGAAGCTCGGCGCGGTCCTCGCCGCCAGCGACATTCCCGATGCGGTGGTCGTCCCCGGCTGGAACCTGATGGGCAAGATACCCAGCGCCATCAACGCCAAGTTCGCCGACCTCGGCCCGTACCTCTCCGGCGACAAGGTCAAGGACTACCCGAATCTCGCGGCGGTCCCCACCGAGGCCTGGCAGCGCGGCATCTTCGGCGGTCAGCTCCGCGCGATCCCGTTGCCCGCCCCGTCCGTCACGGACGTCGCGCCCATGTACCGCAGGGACATCTTCAAGGAGAAGGGCTACAGCGTCCCGACGAGCCCCGACGAGTTCCTGTCCTGGGCGAAGGAGGCCACCGACGCCAAGTCGAAGGTGTGGGCCTGTGACGACATGAAGTGGACGGCGTTCAACGTCTTCGGCGTCTTCCCCGGCAGCGACAAGGCGCTGTGGTGGAACATGGTCGACGGCAAGCTGGTCAACCGCGTCGAGACCGAGGAGTTCCTCGAAGCGCTGGAGTGGACGCGCAAGCTCTTCGCGGCGGGCGTGGTCCACCCGGACGCGGTCTCCGGCAAGGCGGGCGGCGATGCCAGGAACCGGTTCACGGCCGGTCAGTCCCTGGTCTTCAACGGGAACATCACCGGCTGGTGGGGCTCGGTCTCCGAACAGGCCACCCAGAAAAGCGACTTCGACATGGCCGCGTTCGACATCTTCGGCCCCGACGGCGGCGACCCCACCCTGTGGGCGGGCCAGCCGGCCAACATCTTCACCTTCGTCAGCAAGAAGGCGACCGAGCAGCAGATCAAGGACTTCCTCGCCCTCTGCAACTACTGCGCCGCGCCCTACGGCACCAAGGAGTTCATGCTCACCGCCTACGGCGTCGAGGGCACGGACTACGACATGAAGAACGGCCTGCCGGTCAGGACCACCCAGGGCGTCAACGAGGTCAACGGCGCCTACGACTACACCGGCAACCCCGCCCCCTACGTCGCCTACCCCGACTTCCCCGAGGTCACCAAGGGCATCGTCGAGTGGCAGCACCGCATGGGGGCCTTCACCAAGAAGACGTCCTTTTTCGGACTGACCGTCACCGAGCCGAACCGCTGGGCCAACCTCGCCGACAACTTCGAGCAGTTGGAGGACGATGTGGTGCGCGGTCGCAAGAAGATCAGCGACATGCAGCAGGCGGTGGCCGACTGGAAGAGCAAGGGCGGCGACGACCTGCGCGAGTGGTACAAGAAGCTGCTCGACGACACCGGTTCGGCGAACTGA
- a CDS encoding carbohydrate ABC transporter permease, with translation MTAVLDTPADEKPAVRKPSRWAAPPRPAWEEEPSKAGVAGKGLVLGIACLAILFPLWIVIVTSLQSKQTIDEAGGLVMIPKGITFIAYQELLRGGQVQKAALVSVGVTLVGTLFSMTVSILCAYGLSRVGSLAHRWILMTLLATMFFGAGLIPTYLLVQSLGLMDTYLALILPSAVSVFNILVLRSFFMGISPELIDSARIDGAGDWRILWKIVMPLSRAVLAVIALFYAVGYWSAWFNASIYLTDQDMMPLQNVMIQLVQKQERPVGLAAQINTGQLSPLAIQMAVMVMALLPVAVLSPFVQKHFKKGMLTGAVKG, from the coding sequence ATGACCGCCGTCCTGGACACACCGGCCGACGAGAAGCCGGCCGTGCGGAAGCCGAGCCGCTGGGCGGCGCCACCCCGCCCGGCCTGGGAAGAGGAACCCTCCAAGGCCGGAGTGGCGGGCAAGGGCCTCGTCCTGGGCATCGCCTGCCTCGCGATCCTCTTCCCGCTGTGGATCGTCATCGTCACCAGCCTCCAGTCGAAGCAGACCATCGACGAGGCCGGTGGCCTGGTGATGATCCCCAAGGGCATCACCTTCATCGCCTATCAGGAACTCCTCCGCGGCGGCCAGGTCCAGAAGGCCGCGCTCGTCAGCGTCGGCGTGACCCTCGTCGGCACGCTCTTCAGCATGACCGTCTCGATCCTCTGCGCCTACGGTCTCTCCCGCGTGGGCTCGCTCGCCCACCGCTGGATCCTGATGACCCTGCTCGCCACCATGTTCTTCGGCGCGGGTCTCATCCCGACCTATTTGCTTGTGCAGTCCCTGGGCCTGATGGACACCTATCTGGCGCTGATCCTCCCCAGTGCCGTGAGCGTCTTCAACATCCTGGTCCTGCGCTCGTTCTTCATGGGCATCTCACCGGAACTCATCGACAGCGCCCGCATCGACGGCGCCGGTGACTGGCGGATCCTGTGGAAGATCGTGATGCCGCTCTCCCGGGCGGTCCTCGCGGTCATCGCCCTGTTCTACGCGGTCGGCTACTGGAGCGCCTGGTTCAACGCCTCCATCTATCTGACCGACCAGGACATGATGCCGCTGCAGAACGTCATGATCCAGCTCGTCCAGAAACAGGAACGCCCCGTCGGCCTCGCCGCCCAGATCAACACCGGCCAGCTCTCCCCGCTCGCCATCCAGATGGCGGTCATGGTGATGGCCCTGCTCCCGGTCGCCGTCCTCTCGCCCTTTGTCCAGAAACACTTCAAGAAGGGCATGCTCACCGGTGCGGTCAAGGGTTGA
- a CDS encoding glycoside hydrolase family 3 C-terminal domain-containing protein — translation MTAQTLPTPPFRDPQLPPAKRIDDLLQRLTLDEKVALLHQFAPAVDRLRIAAFRTGQEALHGVAWMGPATVFPQAVGLGATWNEDLVRRVGEAVSTEVRAMRALDDRVGLNVWAPTVNLLRHPLWGRNEEGYSEDPKLTSAIATAYTRGLRGDHPTYWRTAPVLKHWLAHNNETGRDVTSSSVRPRVLHEYDLRAFRETVEAGAVAGVMPAYNLVNGRPNHVSPYLSEHLRTWTDEHLMVCSDASAPSNLVDSEHYFDTHEEATAAAIRAGVDSFTDHGTDGTKIVERIQGALVQGLLSADDIDEAVRRQLSVRFRLAEFDPEQDPYADAKDFDTPAHRDLAQEAAEQAVVLLKNEGGLLPLSGDTRIAVVGLLADECKLDWYSGALIHRSTPLEGVNDRFGAERVTFAEGVDRVRLKALSTGAYLSVPEAADATDEVRGAEGALDPALLAGRTDLPPLTTDPAGTDLALIDWGEGALTFRAPDGRYLSVAEDGYIRAAADQPGGWVVQEIFRLEPSESHENGHLLKHPGTGRYVTVAADGVKVADENDANPEVFELIVTEPGEEAVTRAAAAADVVVVVAGNDPHINGRETEDRPGLALPAHQERLLRAARAANPNTALVLVSAYPYALDHADLPAVLWTAHGGQAAGTALARVLAGDVSPAGRLPQTWYASDADLPDLLDYDVIGARQTYLYFEGTPLFPFGHGLSYADFAYENLNVLAGGGPDEGELTVSFTVTNTSGVSADEVAQLYVRAVAPSVPRPRRELLGHRRVTLAPGASTELTFRLPLSALEFWDVAHGRWHLEPGAYELLIGASSEDIRLRTTVDVEGDPIAPRPVLERGLDAADFDEQRGTEIVDRAKESGDAVTPTGGASGGTGELVFRNCDFGPAATELTVEVAGEGSVEFSLIGGPVLATLTLDQPTGDPDDPYTYTALRAGIEAAGVHDVHLKLRGPLRLARVGFSG, via the coding sequence GTGACCGCACAGACGCTGCCCACGCCGCCTTTCCGCGATCCGCAGCTGCCGCCCGCGAAGCGCATCGACGATCTGCTCCAGCGACTCACCCTGGACGAGAAGGTCGCCCTCCTGCACCAATTCGCCCCCGCTGTCGACCGCCTGAGGATCGCCGCCTTCCGCACCGGGCAGGAGGCCTTGCACGGCGTGGCCTGGATGGGCCCCGCGACGGTGTTCCCGCAGGCTGTCGGCCTCGGCGCGACCTGGAACGAGGACCTCGTACGGCGAGTCGGCGAGGCGGTGTCCACCGAGGTCCGCGCCATGCGCGCCCTCGACGACCGCGTCGGCCTCAACGTCTGGGCGCCCACGGTGAACCTGCTGCGCCACCCCCTGTGGGGCCGCAACGAGGAGGGCTACTCCGAGGACCCCAAGCTGACCTCGGCGATCGCGACCGCGTACACCCGCGGCCTGCGCGGCGACCACCCCACGTACTGGCGGACAGCCCCCGTCCTCAAGCACTGGCTGGCGCACAACAACGAGACCGGCCGCGACGTCACGTCCTCCTCGGTCCGCCCGCGCGTCCTGCACGAGTACGACCTGCGCGCCTTCCGGGAGACGGTCGAGGCGGGCGCGGTGGCCGGCGTGATGCCCGCGTACAACCTGGTCAACGGTCGCCCCAACCACGTCTCGCCCTACCTGTCCGAGCACCTTCGCACCTGGACCGACGAGCACCTGATGGTCTGCTCGGACGCGAGCGCGCCCTCCAACCTGGTCGATTCCGAGCACTACTTCGACACCCACGAGGAGGCGACCGCCGCCGCGATCCGCGCCGGCGTCGACAGCTTCACCGACCACGGCACGGACGGCACCAAGATCGTCGAACGAATCCAGGGCGCCCTCGTCCAGGGCCTGCTGAGCGCGGACGACATCGACGAGGCGGTCCGCCGCCAGCTCTCGGTCCGCTTCCGCCTCGCCGAGTTCGACCCGGAACAGGACCCGTACGCCGACGCCAAGGACTTCGACACCCCGGCCCACCGGGACCTCGCCCAGGAGGCCGCCGAGCAGGCGGTCGTCCTGCTGAAGAACGAGGGCGGCCTGCTGCCGCTGTCCGGGGACACCCGGATCGCGGTCGTCGGTCTCCTCGCCGACGAGTGCAAGCTCGACTGGTACAGCGGCGCCCTCATCCACCGGTCCACACCGTTGGAGGGCGTGAACGACCGGTTCGGCGCCGAGCGCGTGACGTTCGCGGAGGGCGTGGACCGCGTACGCCTCAAGGCGTTGTCCACCGGCGCGTATCTGTCCGTGCCCGAGGCCGCCGACGCCACCGACGAGGTACGCGGCGCGGAGGGCGCCCTCGACCCGGCGCTGCTCGCCGGCCGCACGGACCTGCCGCCGCTCACCACCGACCCGGCCGGCACCGACCTCGCGCTGATCGACTGGGGCGAGGGCGCGCTCACCTTCCGTGCGCCGGACGGCCGTTACCTCTCGGTAGCCGAGGACGGCTACATCCGCGCGGCCGCCGACCAGCCGGGTGGCTGGGTGGTCCAGGAGATCTTCCGCCTGGAGCCCTCCGAATCCCATGAGAACGGTCACCTCCTCAAGCACCCGGGGACAGGCCGGTATGTCACTGTCGCCGCCGACGGCGTAAAGGTTGCCGACGAGAACGACGCGAATCCGGAAGTCTTCGAGCTCATCGTGACCGAGCCCGGCGAGGAGGCCGTGACCAGGGCCGCCGCCGCGGCCGACGTGGTCGTCGTGGTCGCGGGCAACGACCCGCACATCAACGGCCGCGAGACGGAGGACCGCCCCGGCCTCGCCCTCCCGGCCCACCAGGAGCGGCTGCTGCGCGCGGCCCGCGCCGCCAACCCGAACACGGCCCTGGTCCTGGTCTCGGCCTACCCCTACGCGCTCGACCACGCCGACCTGCCCGCCGTTCTGTGGACCGCGCACGGCGGCCAGGCCGCGGGCACCGCCCTGGCCCGCGTCCTCGCCGGCGACGTCTCCCCCGCCGGCCGGCTCCCGCAGACCTGGTACGCCTCCGACGCGGACCTCCCCGATCTCCTCGACTACGACGTGATCGGCGCCCGCCAGACGTATCTGTACTTCGAGGGCACCCCGCTGTTCCCGTTCGGCCACGGCCTGTCGTATGCGGATTTCGCGTACGAGAACCTCAACGTCCTCGCGGGCGGTGGTCCGGACGAGGGTGAGCTGACGGTCTCGTTCACGGTCACCAACACGAGCGGGGTGAGCGCCGACGAGGTCGCCCAGCTCTACGTCCGGGCCGTGGCGCCCTCGGTCCCGCGCCCCCGCCGCGAGTTGCTCGGCCACCGCCGCGTCACCCTCGCCCCCGGAGCCTCGACGGAGCTGACCTTCCGGCTCCCGCTGTCCGCCCTGGAGTTCTGGGACGTGGCGCACGGCAGGTGGCATCTGGAGCCCGGCGCGTACGAGTTGCTGATCGGCGCGTCGAGCGAGGACATCCGCCTCCGTACGACCGTCGACGTCGAGGGCGACCCGATCGCCCCTCGCCCGGTCCTCGAACGCGGCCTCGACGCGGCGGACTTCGACGAACAGCGCGGTACGGAGATCGTCGACCGCGCGAAGGAGTCGGGCGACGCGGTGACGCCGACGGGCGGCGCATCGGGTGGAACGGGTGAACTCGTCTTCCGCAACTGCGACTTCGGCCCGGCCGCCACGGAGTTGACGGTGGAGGTGGCAGGCGAGGGAAGCGTCGAGTTCTCCCTCATCGGCGGTCCGGTCCTCGCCACCCTGACGCTCGACCAACCCACCGGCGACCCGGACGACCCGTACACGTACACCGCCCTCCGCGCCGGCATCGAGGCCGCCGGCGTGCACGACGTCCATCTCAAGCTGCGCGGCCCACTGCGGCTCGCGCGCGTCGGCTTCTCCGGTTGA
- a CDS encoding ABC transporter permease, whose translation MSHSTVPRSRAEAKTPEKTPQASEGAAGDRSREGKRAGKLSLRLRFGRDRTLLLMTLPAVLLVLLFNYIPILGNVVAFQDYDPYLSENGVVAIFQSPWTGFGQFERIFADSAFWHAVQNTFVLFFLQLVLFFPVPILLALLINSVVRPRVRAIAQAVMYLPHFFSWVLVVTVFMQIFGGAGVIAQTLRQHGVEGFDLMTNPETFKYLVTVEMIWKDAGWGIIVFLAALSSVSNDLYEAAAMDGAGRWRRIWHITLPALRPVIALLLVLRVGDALTVGFEQLLLQRQAVGVDASDVLDTYVWWNGIRNQDFSYAAAAGLVKGVVGLALVLTANKVAHLMGEQGVYKK comes from the coding sequence GTGTCCCACAGCACGGTGCCCCGGTCCAGGGCCGAGGCGAAGACCCCAGAGAAGACCCCGCAGGCGTCCGAGGGCGCCGCCGGGGACAGGTCCCGGGAGGGCAAGCGCGCGGGAAAGCTCAGCCTGCGCCTCAGATTCGGGCGAGACCGCACGCTGCTGCTGATGACCCTGCCGGCGGTGCTGTTGGTCCTGCTCTTCAACTACATACCGATCCTCGGCAATGTGGTCGCCTTCCAGGACTACGACCCGTACCTCAGCGAGAACGGCGTCGTCGCCATCTTCCAGAGTCCCTGGACTGGCTTCGGGCAGTTCGAGCGGATCTTCGCGGACTCGGCCTTCTGGCACGCGGTACAGAACACGTTCGTGCTGTTCTTCCTCCAACTGGTGCTGTTCTTCCCGGTCCCGATCCTGCTCGCGCTGCTCATCAACAGCGTGGTCAGGCCCCGGGTCCGGGCGATCGCCCAGGCGGTCATGTATCTGCCGCACTTCTTCTCCTGGGTCCTCGTCGTCACGGTCTTCATGCAGATCTTCGGCGGCGCGGGCGTCATCGCGCAGACCCTCCGCCAGCACGGCGTCGAGGGCTTCGACCTGATGACCAACCCGGAGACCTTCAAGTACCTGGTCACCGTGGAGATGATCTGGAAGGACGCGGGCTGGGGAATCATCGTCTTCCTCGCCGCGCTCTCCTCCGTCTCCAACGACCTGTACGAGGCCGCCGCCATGGACGGCGCCGGCCGCTGGCGGCGCATCTGGCACATCACCCTGCCGGCCCTGCGCCCGGTGATCGCCCTCCTCCTGGTCCTGCGTGTGGGCGACGCCCTCACCGTGGGGTTCGAACAACTGTTGCTCCAACGGCAGGCGGTGGGCGTCGATGCCTCCGACGTCCTGGACACCTATGTGTGGTGGAACGGCATCCGCAACCAGGACTTCAGCTATGCCGCCGCCGCGGGCCTCGTCAAGGGGGTCGTCGGCCTGGCACTGGTGCTGACCGCCAACAAGGTCGCCCATCTCATGGGCGAGCAGGGGGTGTACAAGAAATGA